Proteins encoded in a region of the Pseudomonas viciae genome:
- the ngg gene encoding N-acetylglutaminylglutamine synthetase codes for MKPSTVHNQRLLRGQAPSYERLQARLAEDGSELGADPIAVHCGWGRLLIGHTFPDPASLARELLNEQSGERDIALYVAAPQQVLGLEPAQLFLDPSDTLRLWFSDYRQATRVFRGFRIRRAQSDADWQAINQLYLARGMLPIDPQRLTPRHAGGPVYWLAEDDDSGAVIGSVMGLNHQKAFNDPENGSSLWCLAVDPQCSRPGVGEVLVRHLIEHFMSRGLSYLDLSVLHDNRLAKNLYAKLGFRNLSTFAIKRKNGINQPLFLGPGPEAPFNPYARIIVEEAHRRGIEVQVDDAEAGLFTLVHGSRRVRCRESLSDLTSAISMTLCQDKSLTHKVLKSAGLNLPAQQRVGNADDNLAFLDEHERVVVKPLDGEQGQGVAVDLRTIEDVQSAIETARQFDSRVLLESFHEGLDLRVLVIGFEVVAAAIRRPAEVIGDGQHSIGALIEAQSRRRQAATGGESKIPMDAETERTLSAAGFDYDSVLPAGKHLFVRRTANLHTGGVLEDVTGILHPTLADAAVRAARALDIPMVGLDLLVPAADQPEYVFIEANERAGLANHEPQPTAERFVDLLFPHSQAVA; via the coding sequence ATGAAACCTTCAACCGTTCACAACCAACGCCTTTTGCGCGGCCAGGCGCCGTCCTATGAACGCCTGCAGGCGCGCCTGGCCGAAGATGGCAGCGAATTGGGCGCCGACCCGATCGCGGTGCATTGCGGCTGGGGCCGATTGCTGATCGGTCACACCTTCCCGGACCCGGCGAGCCTGGCCCGGGAACTGCTCAACGAACAATCCGGCGAACGTGACATTGCCTTGTACGTCGCCGCGCCCCAGCAGGTGCTGGGGCTGGAACCGGCGCAGCTATTTCTCGATCCGTCCGACACCTTGCGCCTGTGGTTCAGCGACTATCGGCAGGCCACGCGGGTGTTTCGCGGCTTCCGGATTCGCCGGGCGCAAAGCGATGCCGACTGGCAGGCCATCAACCAGCTGTACCTGGCCCGGGGCATGCTGCCCATCGATCCACAACGACTGACCCCGCGTCATGCGGGCGGCCCGGTGTACTGGCTGGCCGAAGACGACGACAGCGGCGCGGTGATCGGCAGCGTCATGGGCCTGAATCATCAAAAAGCCTTCAACGATCCGGAAAACGGCAGCAGCCTCTGGTGCCTGGCCGTGGACCCGCAATGCTCACGGCCGGGTGTTGGCGAAGTGCTGGTACGCCACCTCATCGAGCACTTCATGAGCCGTGGTTTGAGTTACCTCGACCTGTCGGTGCTGCATGACAATCGCCTGGCGAAAAACCTTTACGCCAAACTTGGTTTCCGTAACCTCTCGACCTTCGCCATCAAACGCAAGAACGGCATTAATCAGCCGCTGTTCCTTGGCCCTGGCCCCGAGGCGCCGTTCAATCCTTACGCACGAATCATCGTCGAGGAAGCCCATCGTCGAGGCATCGAAGTGCAGGTGGACGACGCCGAGGCCGGATTATTCACCCTGGTCCACGGCAGCCGCCGGGTGCGTTGCCGGGAATCCTTGAGCGACCTGACCAGTGCCATCAGCATGACCTTGTGCCAGGACAAAAGCCTGACCCATAAGGTGCTCAAAAGCGCTGGCCTGAACCTGCCAGCCCAGCAACGGGTGGGCAATGCCGACGACAACCTGGCGTTTCTCGATGAGCACGAGCGGGTGGTGGTCAAGCCGCTGGACGGTGAACAGGGCCAAGGCGTAGCGGTGGACCTGCGCACGATCGAAGACGTGCAGAGCGCCATCGAAACGGCCCGGCAGTTTGACAGCCGAGTGTTGTTGGAAAGCTTCCACGAAGGGTTGGACCTGCGGGTCCTGGTGATCGGCTTTGAAGTGGTGGCCGCGGCCATTCGGCGTCCGGCGGAGGTGATCGGCGACGGCCAGCACAGCATCGGCGCGCTGATCGAAGCCCAGAGCCGCCGACGGCAAGCCGCCACCGGGGGTGAGAGCAAGATTCCGATGGACGCCGAAACCGAACGCACCCTGAGCGCGGCCGGGTTTGACTACGACAGCGTGTTACCGGCCGGCAAACATCTATTCGTCCGGCGCACGGCGAACCTGCATACCGGCGGCGTCCTGGAGGATGTCACCGGGATCCTTCATCCAACCCTGGCCGATGCAGCGGTGCGCGCCGCGCGGGCGCTGGACATCCCCATGGTCGGCCTCGATTTGCTGGTGCCAGCGGCCGATCAACCCGAATACGTGTTCATCGAAGCCAACGAACGCGCAGGTTTAGCCAACCACGAACCACAACCCACTGCCGAACGCTTTGTGGATTTGTTGTTTCCTCATAGTCAGGCGGTGGCCTAG
- a CDS encoding N-acetylglutaminylglutamine amidotransferase — MCGLAGELRFDQQPADLAAVERITHHLAPRGPDAWGFHSQGPIALGHRRLKIMDLSDGSAQPMIDSQLGLSLAFNGAIYNYPELRAELEGLGYAFYSGGDTEVLLKGYHAWGEALLPKLNGMFAFAIWERDAKRLFIARDRLGVKPLYLSRTGQRLRFASALPALLKGGDISPMLDPVALNHYLNFHAVVPAPRTLLAGVEKLPPATWMRIEADGSTEQKTWWTLPYGPRADEQHLNLEDWIDRVLDSTREAVAIRQRAAVDVGVLLSGGVDSSMLVGLLREVGVEDLSTFSIGFQDAGGERGDEFQYSDLIAKHYGTRHHQLRIDEKEIIEQLPAAFRAMSEPMVSHDCIAFYLLSREVAKHCKVVQSGQGADELFAGYHWYPQVDGASDPYAAYRAAFFDRSYEEYAATVQPKWLTANDAAGDFVKEHFAQPGADAAVDKALRLDSTVMLVDDPVKRVDNMTMAWGLEARTPFLDYRLVELSARVPAKFKLPDGGKQVLKEAARRVIPSEVIDRKKGYFPVPGLKHLEGNTLAWVRELLLDPSQDRGLFNPAMLDRLLTDPNGQLTPLRGSRLWQLAALNLWLSEQGI; from the coding sequence ATGTGCGGATTAGCTGGAGAGTTACGTTTCGATCAACAACCTGCGGACCTTGCGGCCGTAGAGCGAATCACCCATCACCTGGCCCCTCGCGGCCCTGACGCATGGGGTTTTCATAGCCAGGGCCCGATTGCCCTCGGTCATCGGCGCCTGAAAATCATGGACCTGTCCGACGGTTCGGCCCAGCCGATGATCGACAGTCAACTGGGCTTGTCCCTGGCCTTCAACGGCGCAATCTACAACTACCCGGAACTGCGGGCCGAGCTCGAAGGCTTGGGCTATGCCTTTTATTCCGGTGGCGACACTGAAGTGTTGCTCAAGGGCTACCACGCCTGGGGCGAAGCGCTGCTGCCCAAGCTCAACGGCATGTTCGCCTTCGCCATTTGGGAGCGCGATGCCAAACGGCTGTTCATCGCCCGCGACCGCCTCGGCGTCAAGCCGCTGTACCTGTCGCGCACCGGCCAGCGCTTGCGCTTTGCCTCGGCATTGCCGGCGCTGCTCAAGGGCGGTGACATCAGCCCGATGCTCGACCCGGTGGCCCTCAATCATTACCTGAATTTCCATGCGGTGGTCCCGGCGCCACGCACCTTGCTGGCCGGTGTGGAAAAACTGCCGCCGGCCACCTGGATGCGCATCGAAGCCGACGGCAGCACCGAGCAGAAAACCTGGTGGACCCTGCCCTACGGTCCCCGGGCCGATGAGCAGCATCTGAACCTCGAAGACTGGATCGACCGCGTGCTCGACAGCACCCGTGAAGCGGTCGCCATTCGCCAGCGCGCGGCCGTGGATGTCGGCGTGCTGCTTTCCGGCGGCGTGGATTCGAGCATGCTCGTGGGCCTGCTGCGGGAAGTCGGCGTGGAAGATCTGTCGACCTTCTCCATCGGTTTCCAGGATGCCGGCGGCGAGCGCGGTGACGAGTTCCAGTATTCGGACCTGATCGCCAAGCACTACGGCACCCGTCATCACCAATTGCGTATCGACGAAAAAGAGATCATCGAACAACTGCCCGCGGCATTTCGTGCCATGAGCGAGCCGATGGTCAGCCACGACTGCATCGCCTTCTACCTGTTGTCCCGGGAAGTGGCCAAGCACTGCAAAGTGGTGCAAAGCGGCCAGGGTGCCGACGAGTTGTTCGCCGGTTACCACTGGTACCCGCAAGTGGACGGCGCGAGCGATCCGTACGCGGCCTATCGCGCAGCCTTCTTTGATCGCAGCTACGAAGAATATGCCGCCACCGTGCAGCCCAAATGGCTGACGGCCAACGACGCCGCCGGTGATTTCGTCAAAGAGCATTTCGCCCAGCCAGGCGCCGATGCGGCGGTGGATAAAGCGTTGCGCCTGGACAGCACGGTGATGCTGGTGGACGACCCGGTCAAGCGCGTCGACAACATGACCATGGCCTGGGGCCTGGAAGCGCGTACGCCGTTCCTCGATTACCGGCTGGTGGAGCTCTCGGCGCGGGTCCCGGCGAAATTCAAGCTGCCCGACGGTGGCAAGCAGGTTCTCAAGGAAGCCGCCCGGCGGGTGATCCCCAGTGAGGTGATCGACCGCAAGAAAGGCTATTTCCCAGTGCCGGGCCTCAAGCACCTGGAAGGCAACACCCTGGCCTGGGTCCGCGAACTGCTGCTGGATCCGAGCCAGGATCGCGGCCTGTTCAACCCGGCCATGCTCGACCGACTGCTGACCGACCCCAACGGCCAACTCACGCCGTTGCGCGGTTCAAGGTTGTGGCAACTGGCGGCGCTGAACCTGTGGCTCAGCGAGCAAGGAATCTGA
- the mnmC gene encoding bifunctional tRNA (5-methylaminomethyl-2-thiouridine)(34)-methyltransferase MnmD/FAD-dependent 5-carboxymethylaminomethyl-2-thiouridine(34) oxidoreductase MnmC, with protein sequence MTPIQHHAQLDWDDQGRPRSRVFNDVYFSDQSGLEETRYVFLEQNNLAERFAALPDDGRLVIGETGFGTGLNFLCAWQLFEQCAPVGARLHFVSVEKYPLSPQDLRRALALWPLLKQQADQLLEQYVAIHQGFQRLTLAGGRVTLTLLIGDALAQLPQLDAQIDAWFLDGFAPAKNPEMWTAELFAELARLAAPGATISTFTSTGWVRRLLNAAGFKMKRTPGIGHKWEILRGVFLGWPDLLPVPAPAKPWYARPTALTGERRALVIGGGLAGCASAASLAARGWQVTLLERHAGLAEEASGNPQGVLYLKLSAHGTALSQMILSGFGYTRRMLEHLQRGVDWDACGVLQLAFNPKEAERQAQLAAAFPEDLLHSLDQPHAEARSGIGLACGGLFYPEGGWVHPPALCRWQASGPMIDVQPHHEVLQLRRVDGQWQAWDGERCLASAPVVILASAAEIKRFEPAADLPLKRIRGQITRLPQTARSQSLRTVVCAEGYVAPVRLGEHTLGASFDFKSDDLTPTAAEHAGNLQMLEEISLDLVERLDASALDPQHLEGRAAFRCTSPDYLPIVGPLADRQAFSEAYSTLSKNARQVPDTPCPWLDGLYINSGHGSRGLISSPLSGELIAAWLDNEPLPLPRSVAEACHPNRFALRALVRGKA encoded by the coding sequence ATGACACCCATTCAGCACCACGCCCAACTCGACTGGGATGACCAGGGTCGCCCGCGTTCGCGGGTGTTCAACGACGTGTATTTTTCCGATCAATCGGGCCTGGAAGAAACTCGTTATGTGTTCCTTGAGCAGAACAACCTGGCCGAGCGCTTTGCCGCGCTACCGGATGACGGGCGGCTGGTCATCGGTGAAACCGGATTTGGCACCGGGTTGAATTTTCTCTGCGCCTGGCAGTTGTTCGAACAGTGCGCTCCGGTTGGGGCGCGGCTGCATTTTGTCAGTGTCGAGAAATACCCCTTGAGCCCGCAGGATCTGCGCCGGGCACTGGCGCTGTGGCCGCTACTCAAGCAGCAGGCGGATCAATTGCTTGAGCAGTACGTGGCGATCCACCAGGGGTTCCAGCGTCTGACTTTGGCAGGTGGGCGAGTGACGCTGACCTTGTTGATCGGCGATGCCCTGGCGCAGTTGCCGCAACTGGACGCGCAGATCGACGCCTGGTTCCTGGACGGTTTCGCGCCAGCGAAGAACCCCGAGATGTGGACCGCCGAACTGTTCGCTGAATTGGCGCGGCTGGCGGCACCCGGCGCGACCATCAGCACCTTCACCAGCACCGGTTGGGTGCGGCGACTGCTGAACGCGGCGGGCTTCAAGATGAAGCGCACGCCTGGTATCGGGCACAAATGGGAAATCCTGCGCGGCGTGTTTCTCGGCTGGCCGGACCTGCTTCCCGTGCCGGCCCCGGCAAAACCTTGGTACGCCCGCCCCACGGCGCTGACTGGCGAGCGCCGGGCGCTGGTGATCGGCGGCGGCCTGGCCGGCTGTGCCAGCGCCGCGAGCCTCGCGGCCCGTGGCTGGCAAGTGACGCTGCTGGAGCGTCACGCCGGATTGGCCGAGGAAGCGTCCGGCAACCCGCAGGGCGTGCTGTACCTCAAGCTTTCCGCCCACGGTACGGCGTTGTCACAAATGATCCTCAGCGGTTTCGGCTACACCCGGCGCATGCTGGAGCATCTGCAACGCGGCGTAGACTGGGACGCTTGCGGGGTCTTGCAACTGGCCTTCAACCCCAAGGAAGCCGAGCGCCAGGCGCAACTGGCCGCGGCGTTTCCAGAAGACTTGCTGCATTCACTCGATCAGCCACACGCCGAGGCACGCTCCGGCATCGGCCTGGCGTGTGGCGGCTTGTTTTATCCCGAAGGTGGCTGGGTGCATCCGCCAGCGTTGTGTCGCTGGCAGGCCTCGGGGCCGATGATTGACGTGCAGCCCCATCATGAAGTGTTGCAATTGCGCCGCGTCGACGGCCAATGGCAGGCCTGGGACGGCGAACGTTGCCTGGCCAGCGCGCCGGTAGTGATCCTCGCCAGCGCCGCCGAGATCAAGCGCTTCGAACCCGCCGCCGATTTGCCCCTCAAGCGCATTCGCGGGCAAATCACTCGTCTGCCACAGACCGCCCGCAGCCAGAGCCTGCGCACCGTGGTCTGCGCCGAAGGCTACGTGGCCCCGGTACGGCTGGGCGAGCACACCTTGGGCGCCAGTTTCGACTTCAAGAGCGACGACCTGACCCCTACCGCGGCGGAGCACGCCGGCAATCTGCAGATGCTGGAAGAAATTTCCCTGGATCTGGTGGAGCGCCTGGATGCCAGCGCCCTGGATCCGCAACACTTGGAAGGCCGTGCGGCGTTCCGTTGCACTAGCCCTGACTACCTGCCAATCGTCGGCCCGTTGGCTGACCGCCAGGCATTCAGCGAAGCGTATTCGACCCTGAGCAAGAACGCCCGGCAGGTGCCAGACACTCCCTGCCCGTGGCTCGACGGTCTGTACATCAACAGCGGCCATGGCTCACGGGGGCTGATCAGCTCGCCGCTGTCGGGTGAGCTGATCGCCGCCTGGCTGGACAACGAACCCCTGCCGCTGCCCCGAAGCGTGGCCGAGGCCTGCCATCCGAATCGGTTTGCGTTGCGGGCGTTGGTTCGGGGCAAGGCCTAG
- the pap gene encoding polyphosphate:AMP phosphotransferase, with product MFESAEIGHAIDKDTFEAEVPALREALLEAQFELQQQGRFPVIVLINGIEGAGKGETVKLLNEWMDPRLIEVRTFDQQTDEELARPPVWRYWRMLPAKGRMGIFFGNWYSQMLQARVHDQIKDPRLDQAINAAERLEKMLCDEGALIFKFWFHLSKKQMKARLKGLKDDPLHSWRISPLDWQQSQTYDKFVKYGERVLRRTSRDYAPWHVIEGMDSCYRSLTVGRILLEGLRQALGRSKIKAEKVNVAPLPALDSQITLLDSLDMTLRLDKADYEEQLITEQARFSGLLRDKRMRQHALVAVFEGNDAAGKGGAIRRVAAALDPRQYSIIPIAAPTEEERAHPYMWRFWRHIPARGKFTVFDRSWYGRVLVERVEGFCSRADWLRAYGEINDFEEQIADAGVVVVKFWLAIDKETQLERFQEREDIPFKRFKITEDDWRNRDKWDAYRAAVCDMVDRTSTEISPWTLVEANDKRWARVKVLRTLNDALEAAFERTEKQARKKKSKK from the coding sequence ATGTTCGAATCCGCTGAAATCGGCCACGCCATCGATAAAGACACCTTTGAGGCCGAAGTGCCGGCCTTGCGTGAAGCGTTGCTTGAGGCTCAATTCGAGTTGCAGCAGCAAGGTCGGTTCCCGGTCATTGTGCTGATCAATGGCATCGAAGGCGCGGGCAAGGGCGAGACGGTGAAGTTGCTCAACGAGTGGATGGACCCGCGGCTGATCGAAGTGCGCACCTTCGACCAGCAGACCGACGAGGAGCTGGCGCGGCCCCCCGTCTGGCGTTATTGGCGGATGCTGCCAGCGAAGGGGCGCATGGGGATTTTTTTCGGGAACTGGTACAGCCAGATGTTGCAGGCGAGGGTCCATGACCAGATCAAGGACCCCCGGCTCGACCAGGCGATCAACGCCGCCGAGCGCCTGGAAAAAATGCTTTGCGACGAAGGCGCGCTGATCTTCAAGTTCTGGTTCCATCTGTCCAAGAAGCAGATGAAAGCCCGACTCAAGGGGCTCAAGGACGATCCGCTGCACAGCTGGCGCATCAGCCCGCTGGATTGGCAACAGTCCCAGACCTATGACAAGTTCGTCAAATACGGCGAGCGAGTGCTGCGCCGTACCAGCCGCGATTACGCGCCGTGGCATGTGATCGAAGGCATGGATTCCTGTTATCGCAGCCTCACGGTCGGGCGGATCTTGCTCGAAGGGTTGCGCCAGGCCTTGGGCCGATCGAAGATCAAGGCGGAAAAGGTCAACGTGGCGCCGCTGCCTGCGCTGGACAGCCAAATCACGCTGTTAGACAGCCTGGACATGACCCTGCGCCTGGACAAGGCCGATTACGAAGAGCAACTGATCACCGAGCAGGCGCGGTTTTCCGGCCTGCTGCGGGACAAACGCATGCGTCAGCATGCCCTGGTGGCGGTGTTCGAAGGCAACGATGCGGCGGGCAAGGGCGGGGCGATCCGGCGGGTCGCGGCGGCGCTCGATCCGCGCCAATACAGCATCATACCGATTGCCGCGCCCACCGAAGAAGAGCGCGCCCACCCCTACATGTGGCGGTTCTGGCGGCATATTCCGGCACGGGGCAAGTTCACTGTGTTCGACCGTTCCTGGTATGGCCGGGTGCTGGTGGAGCGGGTCGAGGGGTTTTGCAGCCGGGCTGATTGGCTACGGGCTTACGGCGAGATCAACGATTTCGAGGAGCAGATAGCCGATGCCGGCGTGGTGGTGGTCAAGTTCTGGCTGGCCATCGACAAGGAGACCCAGCTGGAGCGTTTTCAGGAGCGCGAGGATATCCCGTTCAAGCGTTTCAAGATCACCGAGGATGACTGGCGTAACCGGGACAAGTGGGACGCTTACCGGGCAGCGGTGTGCGACATGGTGGACCGCACCAGCACCGAGATTTCTCCCTGGACCCTGGTGGAGGCCAACGACAAACGCTGGGCGCGGGTCAAGGTATTGCGCACCCTCAATGATGCGTTGGAGGCTGCGTTCGAGCGTACCGAGAAACAGGCGCGCAAAAAGAAGAGCAAGAAGTAG
- a CDS encoding thiolase family protein, which produces MREVVIVDSVRTGLAKSFRGKFNMTRPDDMAAHCVNALLARNDINPASVEDCIVGAGSNEGAQGYNIGRNVAVLSQLGIGTAGMTLNRFCSSGLQAIAIAANQIASGCSDIIVAGGVESISLTMKSVNTDNLINPLLKEQVPGIYFPMGQTAEIVARRYQVSREEQDRYALQSQQRTAQAQAAGLFDDEIVPMAVKYKVEDKNSGAVQMLDGVVDRDDCNRPDTTYESLAGLKPVFAEDGSVTAGNSSQLSDGASMTLVMSLERALALGLKPKAFFRGFTVAGCEPDEMGIGPVFSVPKLLKAKGLQVADIDLWELNEAFASQCLYSRNRLEIDPEKYNVNGGSISIGHPFGMTGSRQVGHLVRELQRRNLRYGIVTMCVGGGMGATGLFEAVR; this is translated from the coding sequence ATGCGTGAAGTGGTGATCGTCGACAGCGTACGGACCGGCCTGGCCAAGTCTTTTCGCGGCAAGTTCAACATGACCCGTCCGGACGACATGGCGGCTCACTGCGTCAACGCCTTGCTGGCACGCAATGACATCAACCCGGCGAGCGTCGAGGACTGTATCGTCGGCGCCGGCTCCAATGAAGGCGCCCAGGGCTACAACATCGGTCGTAACGTGGCGGTGCTCTCGCAGTTGGGCATCGGCACCGCCGGCATGACCCTCAACCGCTTCTGTTCCTCGGGTCTGCAAGCCATCGCCATCGCGGCCAACCAGATCGCCTCCGGTTGCAGCGACATCATCGTCGCCGGAGGCGTGGAGTCCATCAGCCTGACGATGAAAAGCGTCAACACTGACAACCTGATCAATCCGCTGCTCAAGGAGCAAGTGCCCGGGATCTATTTCCCCATGGGCCAGACCGCCGAGATCGTTGCTCGTCGCTATCAGGTCAGCCGCGAGGAGCAGGACCGTTACGCCTTGCAGAGCCAGCAGCGCACCGCCCAGGCCCAGGCGGCCGGGTTGTTTGACGACGAAATCGTGCCGATGGCGGTCAAGTACAAGGTCGAGGATAAGAACAGCGGTGCGGTGCAGATGCTCGATGGTGTGGTTGATCGCGACGACTGCAATCGCCCTGACACTACTTATGAAAGCCTGGCCGGCCTCAAACCGGTGTTCGCCGAAGACGGTTCGGTGACGGCGGGCAATTCATCACAGTTGTCCGACGGCGCCTCGATGACCTTGGTGATGAGCCTGGAAAGAGCCCTGGCGCTGGGGCTCAAGCCCAAGGCGTTTTTCCGCGGGTTTACCGTGGCCGGTTGCGAGCCGGACGAGATGGGCATCGGCCCGGTGTTTTCGGTGCCCAAGCTGCTCAAGGCCAAGGGCTTGCAGGTGGCTGATATCGACTTGTGGGAGCTCAACGAGGCTTTCGCTTCCCAGTGCCTGTACAGTCGCAACCGGCTGGAAATCGATCCCGAAAAATATAACGTCAACGGCGGTTCGATCTCCATCGGCCACCCGTTCGGCATGACCGGCTCGCGGCAAGTGGGGCATCTGGTGCGCGAGCTGCAACGGCGCAACCTGCGCTACGGCATCGTGACTATGTGCGTGGGCGGCGGGATGGGGGCGACGGGGTTGTTCGAGGCGGTGAGATAA
- a CDS encoding DUF6316 family protein, which produces MLGKRAQDPAPTTIFRSDRICRVNGEFYFNTREGTQEGPFASREAAEREIEAYVGRMRQLTQVAS; this is translated from the coding sequence ATGCTTGGCAAACGCGCCCAGGATCCCGCCCCCACGACGATTTTTCGCAGCGACCGGATCTGCCGGGTCAACGGTGAGTTTTATTTCAATACCCGCGAAGGCACCCAGGAAGGTCCGTTCGCCAGCCGCGAGGCTGCAGAACGGGAGATAGAAGCGTATGTCGGGCGGATGCGACAGCTGACTCAGGTTGCCAGCTGA
- a CDS encoding DMT family transporter, whose translation MHISSGRWVYGLFLALLTALLWGILPIKLKQVLQVMDPVTVTWFRLLVSGGLLFIYLAATRRLPSRKVLGPRGGWLVAMAVLGLVGNYVLYLMGLNRLSPGTAQLVVQMGPIMLLVASLFVFKERFSVGQGIGLAVLLIGFTLFFNQRLGELLTSLSDYTAGVLMVLLASTVWTFYALGQKQLLTVWNSLQVMMVIYLFCALLLTPWVHPLEALQLSPLQGWLLLACCLNTLIAYGAFAEALAHWEASRVSATLAITPLVTFAAVALAAWWWPDYVHAEQINLLGYGGAVLVVLGSALVALGPSLMAGLRARRERMAVGR comes from the coding sequence ATGCACATTTCGTCCGGTCGCTGGGTCTATGGCCTGTTCCTCGCCCTGTTGACCGCCCTGCTGTGGGGCATCCTGCCGATCAAGCTCAAGCAAGTGCTGCAAGTGATGGACCCGGTCACCGTGACCTGGTTTCGCCTGCTGGTGTCCGGCGGCTTGCTGTTCATCTACCTGGCGGCTACCCGGCGCCTGCCCAGTCGCAAGGTGCTTGGCCCCCGTGGCGGCTGGCTGGTGGCGATGGCGGTACTCGGGTTGGTGGGCAACTACGTGTTGTACCTGATGGGCCTGAACCGCTTGAGCCCCGGCACGGCACAGTTGGTGGTGCAGATGGGGCCGATCATGTTGCTGGTTGCCAGCCTGTTTGTGTTCAAGGAGCGGTTCAGCGTAGGGCAGGGCATTGGCCTGGCGGTGCTGTTGATCGGCTTCACGCTGTTTTTCAACCAGCGTCTGGGCGAGTTGCTGACCTCCCTGAGTGACTACACCGCCGGGGTCTTGATGGTCTTGCTGGCTTCGACGGTCTGGACCTTCTATGCCTTGGGCCAGAAGCAACTGTTGACGGTGTGGAATTCGTTGCAGGTGATGATGGTGATCTACCTGTTCTGTGCGTTGCTGCTCACGCCTTGGGTGCACCCGTTGGAGGCACTGCAATTGAGCCCTTTGCAAGGCTGGCTATTACTTGCCTGCTGCCTCAACACCCTGATTGCCTACGGTGCGTTTGCCGAGGCCTTGGCCCATTGGGAAGCCTCGCGAGTCAGCGCGACCTTGGCGATCACACCGCTGGTGACCTTCGCCGCAGTGGCGCTGGCCGCCTGGTGGTGGCCAGACTATGTACATGCCGAGCAGATCAATCTGCTGGGGTATGGCGGGGCGGTGCTGGTGGTGCTGGGATCGGCGCTGGTGGCGCTGGGGCCGTCGCTGATGGCCGGGCTCAGGGCCCGGCGTGAGCGGATGGCGGTAGGGCGTTAA
- a CDS encoding class II fumarate hydratase, giving the protein MSRIETDSLGQVEVPDDAYWGAQTQRSMINFAIGNERMPLSVLHALALIKKAAARVNDRNGDLPADIARLIEQAADEVLDGQHDDQFPLVVWQTGSGTQSNMNVNEVIAGRANELAGNPRGGKSPVHPNDHVNRSQSSNDCFPTAMHIAAVQAVQQQLLPAIGELSGGLAELAARHMKLVKTGRTHMMDATPITFGQELSAFIAQLDYAERAIRAALPAVCELAQGGTAVGTGLNSPHGFGEAIAAELAALSGLPFVTAPNKFAALAGHEPLTALSGALKTLAVTLMKIANDLRLLGSGPRAGFAEVKLPANEPGSSIMPGKVNPTQCEALSMLACQVMGNDVTIGFAASQGHLQLNVFKPVIIHNLLQSIRLLADGCSNFQQHCVAGLEPDAEQMAAHLERGLMLVTALNPHIGYDKSAEIAKKAYGEGLTLREAALQLGYLTDEEFDAWVRPENMLEAGSQG; this is encoded by the coding sequence ATGAGCCGTATCGAAACCGACAGCCTTGGCCAGGTTGAAGTCCCGGATGACGCCTACTGGGGTGCCCAGACGCAGCGCTCCATGATCAACTTTGCCATCGGCAACGAACGCATGCCGCTGTCGGTGCTGCACGCCCTGGCGCTGATCAAGAAAGCCGCCGCGCGAGTCAATGACCGCAATGGCGACCTGCCCGCCGACATCGCCCGCCTGATCGAACAGGCCGCCGACGAAGTGCTCGACGGCCAGCACGACGACCAGTTCCCGTTGGTGGTCTGGCAGACCGGCAGCGGAACCCAGAGCAACATGAACGTCAATGAGGTGATCGCCGGACGCGCCAATGAACTGGCAGGCAACCCGCGCGGTGGCAAGAGCCCGGTGCACCCCAACGACCACGTCAACCGCTCCCAGAGCTCCAACGACTGTTTTCCGACCGCCATGCACATCGCCGCCGTCCAGGCCGTCCAGCAGCAATTGCTGCCGGCCATCGGCGAGTTGTCCGGCGGGCTGGCGGAACTGGCGGCGCGCCACATGAAGTTGGTCAAGACCGGCCGCACCCACATGATGGATGCCACGCCGATCACGTTTGGCCAGGAACTGTCGGCCTTCATTGCCCAACTCGATTATGCCGAACGGGCGATCCGCGCCGCGCTGCCGGCGGTCTGCGAGCTGGCCCAGGGCGGCACGGCGGTGGGCACCGGGCTCAATTCGCCCCATGGTTTTGGCGAAGCCATCGCCGCTGAACTGGCGGCACTTTCCGGCCTGCCGTTCGTTACCGCACCGAACAAGTTCGCCGCGTTGGCCGGCCATGAGCCCCTGACCGCCCTGTCCGGCGCGCTGAAAACCCTCGCCGTGACCCTGATGAAAATCGCCAACGACCTGCGCCTGCTGGGCTCCGGGCCACGGGCCGGGTTCGCCGAGGTGAAATTGCCGGCCAATGAACCGGGCAGTTCGATCATGCCCGGCAAGGTCAACCCGACCCAGTGCGAAGCCCTGTCGATGCTGGCTTGCCAGGTCATGGGCAACGACGTGACCATCGGTTTCGCCGCCAGCCAGGGCCATTTGCAGTTGAATGTGTTCAAACCGGTGATCATCCACAACCTGCTGCAATCGATCCGCCTGCTGGCCGATGGCTGCAGCAACTTCCAGCAGCACTGCGTCGCCGGGCTCGAGCCGGACGCCGAGCAGATGGCCGCGCACCTGGAGCGCGGGTTGATGCTGGTGACCGCGCTGAACCCGCACATCGGCTACGACAAGTCCGCCGAAATCGCCAAGAAAGCCTACGGCGAAGGGCTGACCCTGCGTGAAGCGGCGCTGCAACTGGGGTATCTGACCGATGAAGAGTTCGATGCCTGGGTAAGGCCGGAGAATATGCTGGAGGCTGGTAGCCAGGGCTGA